The Microterricola viridarii genome segment CCGCAACGCCGACGGCCCCCGCAGTTCGCGGGGGCCGCCGGCGTTTGGGGCCCAGCGTCAGCCGATCAGTGCCACCGCGCGCTCGAACACGACATCGCCGTCGACGACGGTCATGTCGATCGAGACGCCGGGGAGGTCGGCCGGCGTGAGAGTCAGCGGGTCGGCCGAGAGCACGATGAGGTCGGCGACCTTCTTCGGCTCGAGTGTGCCCTTCCAGGCGTCCGCGCCGTCTTGGCGTGCAGGGGCGACGGTGTACGCGTGCAGCAGGGCGAGCATCCGCTCCTCCTCCGCGCCCGGGGCGGCCGGACCCATCCAGGCGTCGGCCGCCGCGGCGCCTTCGCGCCAGTCGGGGCTGAGGATGGGGGCGTCGGAGCTCAACGACAGCGAGACGCCGGCGGCGAGCGTGTCGGCGAGCGGCCACGCGGCGGCGGCCACCTCCTCGCCGAGCACCCCGGCCACCCAGGCCGAGGTCTGCACGGCGATGCCGGCCTGCACGTTGAGGCCCATGCCGAGGCGCGCCATCACCGCCAGCGTCTCGCCGGTGACGAGATCGCCATGGATGACATAGTGGCGCAGCTCGGTCGGCTCCTCGGCCATCGCCTCCGCGACGGCATCCGCTGTGACCTCGATGGTGCGGTCGCCCGTCGCGTGCACGCCCACCTGGAAGCCGGCCCGGTGGGCGGTGCGGATCATCTGGCGCAGATTCGCCTCGCGCTCCGCGGCATCCAGGCCGGTGACGAGCAGGCCCCCCGAGGATCCGTCCGGATAGCTCCGGCGCGTCCAGGCCTGCAGCATGGGCGGGATGCCGTCGGCGAAGATCTTCACCCCGGCGATCCGGAGCCAGGCCGGGCGCTCGGTCTCGCGCACGGTGGCGCGCAGTCGCGAGCTGAAGCTGTGCAGTTCGCTCGGGCCGTCGAGCACGCCGAAGAGCATGAGCACGTTGACCCGCGCGGTGAGCGCCCGCTCCGCCTCGAGCACGATGTACTCGTCGAGCACCGCCTGGCTGAAGCAGCCCGTCGCCCCGGCGTCCTCGCCAGGGCCGAGGCCCGGCTCGGTGTAGCTCGTGATGCCCAGGGAGGCGGCGAGCTCGCCTGCGCGGAGGATCGCCGCCCGGATCTCGGCGGCGCTGCCGACCAGCGGCGCGGCGGGTGCCGCATCGTGCGGGTCACCCTCGAAGGCGGGCGCGCCGGCCTGCGCGTCCGCGGCCCCGAACACGGTGTTCGGCCACATGGCGCCGAGCCAGGTCGCGTGCAGGTGCGAGTCGTTGATGCCGGGGATGACGGCACGACCCTCGAGCTCGACCACTCGGGTGCGGCGCCCGATGAGTGCGAGCACCTCGTCATCGCCGCCGACGAGCACGATCCGCCCGTGCCGCACAGCGACCGCCGTCCCGCGCGTGCCCGCGGCATCCAGGGTCAGCACGGTCCCGCCGCGGAACACCAAGTCGGCTGGGGCATCGGATACGTCCCGATCAGTTCGCAGCACATCTCCTCCTTGAGAGGTTCGCAATTTATGTCAACGTATGTAGAATATCCCAAACCGGCGGCGGGGTCGACAGTGTTGCGATCCGACAGGCCGGACAAAGGAGCATTCAATGACGATTTCCCTTCCGACATCAACCCGTGCGGCCGTGCTGACCGCCCACGGAGAGGCTCTCACGCTGCAGGAGATTCCACTCCCGGCCGAGATTGAGGCCGGGGCGGCGCTCGTGCGCGTCGCCTGCACGACGCTCTGCGGCACCGATATCGAGATCTGGCACGGCAAGATGACCTTCCCGGGCATGCTGCCGATGGTCCTCGGCCACGAGATGGTCGGCGAGATCGTCGCGCTCGGCCCCGGAACCAGCGACGCCCTCGGCCGCAGCCTCGCGGTCGGCGACCGCATCGGCTGGTCCGAGTCCACCTGCGGGCAGTGCTTCGGCTGCACCGTGCTGCGCGAGCCCGTCGCCTGCTCGAAGCGCGGCTACGGCTTCCTGCAGCGCTCGGATGTCGCGCCCTATGCGACCGCGGGGCTCGCCGAGTACGCCTACGTCACCCCCGGCGCGGCCAAGCTGCTGCTGCCGGAAGAGGTCAAGGACACCTGGGCGTCGATGGCCGGCTGCGCGGCGAAGACAGTGCTGCGCGCATTCCAGCGGGCGGGCGGCGTGCGGCCCGGTTCGCGCGTGGTGGTGCAGGGCTCCGGCGCCCTCGGCATCTTCGCGACGGCCGTCGCGCACCTCTCCGGTGCCGGCACCGTCATCACCGTCGGGGCCCCCGCCGAGCGCCTGGCCGCCGCGCGCCGCTTCGGCGCCGACGCCGTCGTCGACATCGCCGACGGCTCGGAGGCCACCATCGCGCGGGTGCTCGAGCTCACCGACGGGCAGGGCGCCGACCTCGTCCTCGACTTCGCCGGCGCCCCCAGCGTCGGGCCGGAGGCCATCGCGATGGCCGCCCAGCGCGGAACCGTCGTCGTCGTCGGCTCGACCGGCCCCACCGGCCAGCCGATCACCCTCTCGGCGATCATGGGCAAGGAACTCACGCTCGTCGGCTCGCTCAACGGCGACATTTCCGACTACTACCGGGCCATCGAGTTCTTCCGCGCCTTTGCCGAACGGATGCCCTGGGACGAGCTGTTCAGCGAGCCCGTCGGCCTCTCGCAGGCGTCAGCCAAGATCGCCACCATGTCTGCCCTTGGCGAGATCAAAGCCGTCATCGACCCCCGCCTGCCCTAGCCGGCCGCGCTCAGAAGAAGGAAGAGCACCATGACACCCACCGCCCCGCCCACCGCGGCGCCCGTCATCCCCCGGCGCGGCATCGGCACCTCCGGCATCGAGGCCTCCGTGCTCTCGCTCGGCTCGTGGCACGCCTACGACCGGATGCACTTCGAAGACGCCGTCGGGCTCGTGCAGACGGCCATCGCCCGCGGCATCAACCTGTTCGATGTCGGCGTGTACGCCTTCCCCGGTGGGCCGCCCGCCTTCACCGATGTGCTGTTCTCCGCCATCGTGCGGGCCGCGGGCATCAACCGCGCCGACTACCTGCTCTCGGAGAAGCTCTGGGTCGAGGGATTCGGCCCCGACGGCTTCCGCCCGCAGCTGGAACGTGCCCTGTTCCGGGTCGGCACCGACTACTCCGACCTCGTGATCCTCGGCGACCTGCGCCGCGACGACCTCGAGCTGCGCGACCTCGTGCACGACCTCGCCGGGCTGCAGGAGTCCGGGATCATCCGGGCCTGGGGCGTCAACAACTGGTCGGCCACGAACATCCAGGCGCTCCTGGACATCGCGGCGGCCGAGGGGGTGCCCGGCCCGCAGATCGCCCAGTTGAAGTACAGCGTCTCCCGCCGCTCCATCCCCGATGGCGAGCCGTTCTCCCGGCTCTGGGAGCAGGGCATCACCATGCAGGCCTCCGACGTGATGGAAGGCGGCATCCTCGCCGGCAAGATCGCGCCGGAGCGCGAGGTCGGCCGCGACCCCGGCGGCATCCGTGCGGCCATCATCGACTCGGTCCCGGCCGTCACCGCCCTCGCCGAGGAGCTGGGCGCAACCCCGGCACAGCTGGCCATCGCGTTCACCCTGACCCACCCCGCGAACACCACGACCCTGTTCGGCGCGACGCGCCTAGAGCAGCTTGAGCAGAACTTCGCGGCCATCCACCTCGTCGAGCGCGTCGGCGCCGACGCCCTCCGCGCCCGTGTCGCGCCCTTCTGGGCAGACAACGGCATCGTCGATCCCGAAGGGCCGTGACCGCCATGACGACAACAGACCGCACCGTTCCGGTGCCCGTTCCGTTCGACCCCGAGATGCTGCCCGTGCTCGAGTTCATGGCCGCCAACCCGCAGCCGCCGCTCTCCTGGGAGACGCTGCCGGCGACCCGCCCCGGCCTGGCCACCGCCTTCCCCGCCCCGGCCGAGGCGATCGGCGACCGCCCCGTCGACAGCGAGGAACGCGTCATCCCTGGCCCGGCGGGCGCGCCCGACCTCGAGATCACCGTCTTCCGGCCGCGCGGCCACAGCGCGGCCGCCCCGGCGCTGCCCGGCCTGTTCAACATCCACGGCGGCGGCATGATCATCGGCCACCGACACTGGGAGGCTGAGCGGCTGATCCAGCTCGTCGTCGAGCTCGGCGTCGTCGCGGTGAACGTCGAGTACCGTCTCGCCCCCGAGCACCCCTTCCCCGCCGGCGTCGAGGACTGCTACGCCGGCGTGAGCTGGATGTCGGAGCACGCCGCCGAGATCGGCGTCGACCCTGAGCGCATCGTCATCATGGGCGGAAGCGCCGGCGGCGGCTTCTCGGCGGCCGTCGCCCTGCTCGCCCGGGATCGGGGCGGCCCCGCCCTGGCCGGCCAGCTGCTGCTCTGCCCGATGCTCGACAATACCAACAGCACGGTCGCCAGCTTCCAGTACGACGGCATCGGCACCTGGATGCGCGACGCGAACCTGCTGGCCTGGCGCTGCGTGCTCGGCGAGGAGCTCGCCCTCAGCACCGACGCCTCTCCCTACGCTGCGCCCAGCCGGGCCACCGACCTCAGCGGCCTGCCGCCGGCGTTCATCGAGGCCGGGGCCGCCGAGATGTTCCGCGACGAGGATGTCGACTACGCGAGCCGCATCTGGGCGACGGGCGGCAACGCCGAACTGCACATCTGGGCCGGCGGGTTCCACGGCTTCGACATGTACGCACCGGGCTCCGAGATCGCCAGGGCCGCCCTGGCCACCCGCAACTCCTGGCTCCGCCGCACGCTCCAGATCGTGGACGAGCGATGAAGCCGACCCCCGTTCCCTACGATCCGGAGCTGGTCGACGGCTTGGCCGCCTTCCTCGCCCTCGTCGAGCGGATCCCGCTGCGCGCGCACAGCATCCTCGCCAACCGCGCGCATTTCGCCACGATCATCCCGCCCATCCAGGCCCAGGTCGGCGAGCTGCCGATCGATTGGGAGAACCGGGTCATCCCCGGCCCCGCCGGGGCGCCAGACGTGGAGATCACCGTCATCCGGCCGCGGCGCGACACGGCGGCGGGCACGGTCGGCCCGCCAGCACCCGGCGTGCTCGGCATCCACGGCGGCGGCATGGTGCTCGGCACCCGCTTCTTCGGCACGGGAGAGCTCATCGAACTCGCGCTGACCTACGGCATCGTCGGAGTCGCCGTGGAGTATCGCCTCGCCCCGGAACACCCGGGCACGGCGGCCGCGGAGGACTGCTACGCCGCGCTCGAGTGGTTCGCGGCCAACGCGGAGGAGCTCGGCGTCGACCCCGACCGGCTCCTGGTCTCCGGCGCCAGCGCGGGCGGGCTGCTCTCCGCCGCCGTCGCCCTGATGGCCCGCGACCGCGGCGGCCCCGCCCTGGCCGGCCAGCTGCTGAACTGCCCGATGCTCGATGACCGAAACGAGACGGTGTCGAGCCACCAGTACGACGGCATCGGGGCCTGGGACCGCAACAACAACGACACCGGCTGGAACGCCCTGCTCGGCGCGCAGCGCTTCACCGACGCCGTGTCGCCCTACGCCGCGCCGGCGCGCGCGACCGACCTCGGCGGGCTGCCGCCCGCCTACATCGAGGTCGGCTCTGCCGAGGTGTTCCGCGACGAGGACGTCGACTACGCGATGCGCATCTGGGCGAGCGGCGGCCAGGCCGAGCTGCACGTCTGGGCCGGCGCGTACCACGGCTTCTCCGGGTTCTCCCCCGACGCGATCGTCTCGCGTGCGGCCCTTGCCGCCCGCGACAGCTGGATCCGCCGCACCCTGCGGCTGTAGCCGCCGCCTGCACCCAACGGATGCCGCCCCGGCCGCCGCCTGCGCGGCATCCGCCACCTCGTTTGAATCGGGACCCCATGACCACCGTCTCACCCGTGCGCATCATGAGCGTGCGTCGCAGCGTGCTGCTGCTCGGAGCGCTCGAGGCCTTCGGGCCGCTCTCGATGGACCTGTACATGCCGACGCTCCCGCAGCTGGCGGCGACCCTCGGCACCAGCGACGCCCTCGCACAGGCGACCATGTCGGTGTGCATGATCGGGCTCGGCCTCGGCCAGCTCATCGCCGGCCCGCTCAGCGATCGCTTCGGCCGGCGCACGCCGATCCTCATCGGCGTCGCGCTGTTCGCGCTGTTCTCGCTGGCCTGCGTCTTCGCGCCGACGATCGAGGTGTTGCTCGTCGCCCGGCTGTTGCAGGGGCTCGCGGGCTCGGCCGGCATCGTGGTGACCCTCGCCATCGCGCGCGACATGTACAGCGGAACAGAGCTCTCGCGCATGCTGTCGCTGCTCGCGCTGGTCGGGGCGTCGGCGCCCATCATCGCCCCGGTCATCGGCGGCCAGCTCGCCCTGGTCATGGACTGGCGCGGCATCTTCGGTGTGCTGGCCGGAATCGGCACCGCCATCTTCGTGCTCACCCTCGTGCTGCTGAGAGAGACGCTGCCGCCGGAGCAGCGGCACGGCGGCGGGTTCGGCACGACGGCGCAGCACTTCGGCGTGCTTGCGCGCGACCGGCTGTTCGTCGTCATGCTGATCGTCTCGGCGGCCGGCGGCGTCGCCTTCTTCAGCTACCTGTCGATGTCGAGCTTCGTGTTGCAGGACGAGTTCGGGCTGAGCCCGCAGCTGTTCAGCATCTGCTTCGCCGCGAACGCCCTGGCCAACATGGGCGGTGCGCAGCTGAGCAGGCTGGCGGTGAGCCGCTTCGGCCCCGTGCGGATGTACCTCGCCGGCCAGGCCGCCACGGCCCTCGCCGCCGCTGCACTGCTTCTCGTCGTGCTCGCCGGGGGCGGCGTGGTCGGGGTGCTCATCGTGCTCGCCGTCTATCTGTTCTGCGGTGGCGTCGGCGGCCCGAACGGCACGACGCTGGCGCTCGGCGGGCACTCGGAGCGCGCCGGCACCGCCTCGGCCGTACTGGGCACGGCGATGTTCGTCGTCGGCCCGATCGTCGCCCCGCTTGCGGCACTCGGTGGGGCGACGGCGCTCGCCATGGCGCTGACCATCGCGATCTCCGCTGTCGTCGCCGGCACGCTCGCCTGGACGGTGGTGCGCCCGCTGCTGCGCACCAGCACGCTCGAACCCTGACCGAGTCGAACACTGACTGAGTCGAACGCCGCCCGCTGCGCTACTCCTGATCCCGGTCGGAGCAACTCCGGGAGTAGGAGACCACGAGCGGGGCGAAGCCACGGCCGGCCCAGAACGGGGCGGATGCCGGGTTGTCGGCGATGTAGTGCAGCGCGACCCGGCTGAGGCCGGCCGCGCTCAGCCACTCCATCGCCCGGTCGGCAAGCGCTCCGCCGATGCCGCGGCCTCGCGCCGACGCCGTCACGCTCAGCACGGAAAGGTAGCCATGGCGCTCCGGCAGCCCGAGCGCCCGCTCCGCGGCCGATGCAGCGACATCCTGAACCACGACCATGCCGGCTGGGCCGCCCCGACCATCCGCGGCCTCCGCCATGAACACGGCGGTGCCGGGATCGAGGAGCCAGCCGTCGACGATGCCGTCGAACAGGGCCGGCGGCTGGTGGAGTGAGGTGCCCGCCGTCGTGTTGGCCGCCTGGAACAGTGCCTCCTCCCTGGCCAGCGCCGACAGCGCGGCCCGGTCACCCGCGGTTGCCGGGCGGATGCCGGCCGCATCCCGCCGCCGGGCATCGACCCTGCGGGCCGCCGCATCGGGCACGGCCACGTCACGCGCAGCGAAGATGGCCCCCGGCCGCAGTCCGTTGGCCATCAGCTCCGCCGCCGCCAGATCGTCGGATGCCGCGGCCTCCACGTTCAACCGCCCGATGCCCTCCGCCCGTGCCGCGGCGACGAGGGCCGCGAACGGCTGCCCGTCGGCGCCCGGCCGCCAGTCGCCGAGCGCCACCGACGCGTAGCTCGGCGACAGGTAGCTCCACTCCTGCTCCTCCGGCGTGTGCCGCGCGAAGTGCGCCGTGATGCGCGCCCCGCCG includes the following:
- a CDS encoding amidohydrolase, with the protein product MLRTDRDVSDAPADLVFRGGTVLTLDAAGTRGTAVAVRHGRIVLVGGDDEVLALIGRRTRVVELEGRAVIPGINDSHLHATWLGAMWPNTVFGAADAQAGAPAFEGDPHDAAPAAPLVGSAAEIRAAILRAGELAASLGITSYTEPGLGPGEDAGATGCFSQAVLDEYIVLEAERALTARVNVLMLFGVLDGPSELHSFSSRLRATVRETERPAWLRIAGVKIFADGIPPMLQAWTRRSYPDGSSGGLLVTGLDAAEREANLRQMIRTAHRAGFQVGVHATGDRTIEVTADAVAEAMAEEPTELRHYVIHGDLVTGETLAVMARLGMGLNVQAGIAVQTSAWVAGVLGEEVAAAAWPLADTLAAGVSLSLSSDAPILSPDWREGAAAADAWMGPAAPGAEEERMLALLHAYTVAPARQDGADAWKGTLEPKKVADLIVLSADPLTLTPADLPGVSIDMTVVDGDVVFERAVALIG
- a CDS encoding zinc-binding dehydrogenase, whose translation is MTISLPTSTRAAVLTAHGEALTLQEIPLPAEIEAGAALVRVACTTLCGTDIEIWHGKMTFPGMLPMVLGHEMVGEIVALGPGTSDALGRSLAVGDRIGWSESTCGQCFGCTVLREPVACSKRGYGFLQRSDVAPYATAGLAEYAYVTPGAAKLLLPEEVKDTWASMAGCAAKTVLRAFQRAGGVRPGSRVVVQGSGALGIFATAVAHLSGAGTVITVGAPAERLAAARRFGADAVVDIADGSEATIARVLELTDGQGADLVLDFAGAPSVGPEAIAMAAQRGTVVVVGSTGPTGQPITLSAIMGKELTLVGSLNGDISDYYRAIEFFRAFAERMPWDELFSEPVGLSQASAKIATMSALGEIKAVIDPRLP
- a CDS encoding aldo/keto reductase, whose translation is MTPTAPPTAAPVIPRRGIGTSGIEASVLSLGSWHAYDRMHFEDAVGLVQTAIARGINLFDVGVYAFPGGPPAFTDVLFSAIVRAAGINRADYLLSEKLWVEGFGPDGFRPQLERALFRVGTDYSDLVILGDLRRDDLELRDLVHDLAGLQESGIIRAWGVNNWSATNIQALLDIAAAEGVPGPQIAQLKYSVSRRSIPDGEPFSRLWEQGITMQASDVMEGGILAGKIAPEREVGRDPGGIRAAIIDSVPAVTALAEELGATPAQLAIAFTLTHPANTTTLFGATRLEQLEQNFAAIHLVERVGADALRARVAPFWADNGIVDPEGP
- a CDS encoding alpha/beta hydrolase — its product is MTTTDRTVPVPVPFDPEMLPVLEFMAANPQPPLSWETLPATRPGLATAFPAPAEAIGDRPVDSEERVIPGPAGAPDLEITVFRPRGHSAAAPALPGLFNIHGGGMIIGHRHWEAERLIQLVVELGVVAVNVEYRLAPEHPFPAGVEDCYAGVSWMSEHAAEIGVDPERIVIMGGSAGGGFSAAVALLARDRGGPALAGQLLLCPMLDNTNSTVASFQYDGIGTWMRDANLLAWRCVLGEELALSTDASPYAAPSRATDLSGLPPAFIEAGAAEMFRDEDVDYASRIWATGGNAELHIWAGGFHGFDMYAPGSEIARAALATRNSWLRRTLQIVDER
- a CDS encoding alpha/beta hydrolase gives rise to the protein MKPTPVPYDPELVDGLAAFLALVERIPLRAHSILANRAHFATIIPPIQAQVGELPIDWENRVIPGPAGAPDVEITVIRPRRDTAAGTVGPPAPGVLGIHGGGMVLGTRFFGTGELIELALTYGIVGVAVEYRLAPEHPGTAAAEDCYAALEWFAANAEELGVDPDRLLVSGASAGGLLSAAVALMARDRGGPALAGQLLNCPMLDDRNETVSSHQYDGIGAWDRNNNDTGWNALLGAQRFTDAVSPYAAPARATDLGGLPPAYIEVGSAEVFRDEDVDYAMRIWASGGQAELHVWAGAYHGFSGFSPDAIVSRAALAARDSWIRRTLRL
- a CDS encoding multidrug effflux MFS transporter translates to MTTVSPVRIMSVRRSVLLLGALEAFGPLSMDLYMPTLPQLAATLGTSDALAQATMSVCMIGLGLGQLIAGPLSDRFGRRTPILIGVALFALFSLACVFAPTIEVLLVARLLQGLAGSAGIVVTLAIARDMYSGTELSRMLSLLALVGASAPIIAPVIGGQLALVMDWRGIFGVLAGIGTAIFVLTLVLLRETLPPEQRHGGGFGTTAQHFGVLARDRLFVVMLIVSAAGGVAFFSYLSMSSFVLQDEFGLSPQLFSICFAANALANMGGAQLSRLAVSRFGPVRMYLAGQAATALAAAALLLVVLAGGGVVGVLIVLAVYLFCGGVGGPNGTTLALGGHSERAGTASAVLGTAMFVVGPIVAPLAALGGATALAMALTIAISAVVAGTLAWTVVRPLLRTSTLEP
- a CDS encoding GNAT family N-acetyltransferase; its protein translation is MALGDWRPGADGQPFAALVAAARAEGIGRLNVEAAASDDLAAAELMANGLRPGAIFAARDVAVPDAAARRVDARRRDAAGIRPATAGDRAALSALAREEALFQAANTTAGTSLHQPPALFDGIVDGWLLDPGTAVFMAEAADGRGGPAGMVVVQDVAASAAERALGLPERHGYLSVLSVTASARGRGIGGALADRAMEWLSAAGLSRVALHYIADNPASAPFWAGRGFAPLVVSYSRSCSDRDQE